In the Nicotiana tabacum cultivar K326 chromosome 16, ASM71507v2, whole genome shotgun sequence genome, one interval contains:
- the LOC107769891 gene encoding putative beta-D-xylosidase 7: MGLDKIAVITMIISFLSCTESTRPPFSCDASNPVTRTFTFCNISLPIHQRVEDLISRLNLDEKISQLGNTAPAIPRLNISAYEWWSESLHGLTYAGEGMSFNESITTATQFPQIILTASTFDEHLWYRIAQAISREARAVYNAGELKGMTFFAPNINILRDPRWGRAQETAGEDPMMVGKYGVAYVRGLQGDSFRGGKLKDGHLQASACCKHFTAQDLDHWNGHYRFTFDAQVTAQDMADSFQPPFKSCVEEGKATSLMCAYSRLNGVSNCANYDLLTKTVRGQWGFNGSIVSDCDAVKVMHDHQGYTVEDAVAASLKAGMDVNCGSCVRTNARLALEKKKLQESDIDRALLNIFSIRMRLGLFNGEPRKLEYGNIATAEVCSKKHQDLSLEAARNGIVLLKNSPKLLPLSKIKTTSLAVIGPKANDAELLLGNYAGIPCKNVSLLQGFQHIVKSIHYHPGCNFVNCTSAATHEAVDVAKKAQYVVLIMGLDQRMERESWDRTELGLPGQQETLITAVAKAAAEPVILVLVGGGPIDISFAKKNPKIGGILWIGYPGEAGAAALTQIIFGEHNAGGRLPVTWYPKEFTKVPMTDMNMRPNSTTGYPGRTYRFYKGPKVYEFGYGLSYTSYSYKIDSVNHDKLYFNNLKTDKARKHGSLLNVAVSDIGSEACKKANISVKVVVENKGKIAGKHPVLLFLRHSKVRDEVPTKQLIGFKSVHIDAGEKTKIKFVVNPCEHFTRANEYGISVIDEGKYYLVVEDKKYPVTVFI; encoded by the exons atgggacttGATAAAATTGCAGTGATCACCATGATCATCTCATTTCTCAGCTGTACTGAATCAACTCGTCCTCCATTTTCATGTGACGCGTCCAACCCAGTTACCAGAACATTTACATTCTGTAACATATCATTACCCATACACCAAAGGGTAGAGGATCTAATTTCACGGCTGAATTTGGACGAGAAAATATCACAACTGGGTAACACTGCACCCGCCATTCCTCGGCTAAATATCTCTGCTTACGAGTGGTGGTCGGAATCGTTACACGGCCTAACATATGCAGGAGAAGGGATGTCCTTCAATGAAAGCATTACAACTGCAACTCAGTTCCCTCAGATCATTCTTACTGCTTCTACTTTTGACGAACATCTCTGGTATCGAATTGCTCAG GCAATTTCAAGAGAAGCAAGAGCAGTATACAATGCTGGTGAACTAAAAGGAATGACATTCTTTGCACCGAATATAAACATTCTAAGGGACCCAAGATGGGGTAGAGCTCAAGAGACGGCTGGAGAGGACCCGATGATGGTAGGAAAATACGGAGTGGCTTATGTAAGAGGACTTCAAGGAGATAGTTTTCGAGGTGGGAAGCTAAAAGATGGGCATCTTCAAGCCTCAGCTTGCTGTAAGCACTTTACAGCTCAGGATTTGGATCACTGGAATGGCCACTATCGTTTCACTTTCGATGCTCAG GTTACAGCGCAGGATATGGCAGATTCATTTCAACCACCATTCAAGAGTTGCGTGGAAGAAGGAAAAGCCACCAGTCTAATGTGTGCTTATAGTCGTCTCAATGGTGTCTCTAACTGCGCTAACTATGATCTCCTGACTAAGACTGTCCGTGGACAATGGGGTTTCAACGG TTCCATTGTATCAGATTGCGATGCAGTTAAGGTTATGCATGATCACCAGGGATACACAGTGGAAGATGCAGTTGCAGCTTCTCTCAAAGCTG GTATGGATGTAAACTGTGGTTCCTGCGTGAGAACCAACGCAAGAttagctttggagaagaagaaattaCAAGAATCCGATATAGACAGAGCTCTTCTCAATATCTTCTCTATTAGAATGAGGTTAGGACTATTCAATGGTGAGCCAAGAAAATTGGAATATGGAAACATTGCAACAGCAGAGGTTTGTAGTAAAAAGCACCAGGATCTATCCCTTGAAGCAGCAAGAAATGGCATTGTCCTTTTGAAGAACTCTCCCAAACTCCTTCCACTTTCTAAGATCAAAACCACATCACTTGCTGTAATAGGTCCAAAAGCAAATGATGCTGAATTACTTTTAGGTAACTACGCGGGCATTCCATGCAAGAATGTTTCATTACTCCAAGGATTTCAGCACATCGTGAAAAGCATACACTACCATCCGGGCTGCAACTTTGTCAACTGTACTTCTGCTGCAACACATGAAGCAGTTGATGTTGCTAAAAAGGCACAGTATGTTGTTTTAATAATGGGATTAGACCAGCGTATGGAGAGGGAGAGCTGGGATCGCACAGAACTGGGGCTGCCTGGCCAGCAAGAGACTCTTATTACAGCAGTAGCCAAGGCTGCTGCTGAACCTGTTATACTTGTGTTGGTAGGTGGAGGTCCTATTGACATTTCTTTTGCCAAGAAGAACCCGAAAATCGGAGGCATCTTGTGGATTGGTTATCCTGGAGAGGCTGGAGCAGCTGCACTAACACAGATCATTTTTGGAGAACATAATGCAG GAGGCAGGTTACCAGTGACTTGGTATCCCAAGGAATTCACAAAAGTACCAATGACAGACATGAACATGAGGCCTAACTCAACGACTGGATATCCAGGGCGAACATACAGATTTTACAAAGGGCCAAAAGTTTATGAATTTGGATATGGCCTTAGTTACACAAGTTATTCATACAAGATTGACTCTGTCAATCATGACAAGCTCTACTTCAATAACCTAAAGACAGACAAGGCAAGAAAACATGGTTCACTACTTAATGTAGCAGTTTCGGATATTGGATCAGAGGCTTGCAAAAAGGCTAATATTTCAGTTAAGGTTGTGGTGGAAAACAAGGGAAAGATAGCTGGTAAACACCCTGTATTGTTGTTTCTTAGGCATTCCAAGGTGAGAGATGAGGTTCCAACAAAGCAGTTGATTGGATTCAAGAGTGTACATATAGATGCAGGGGAAAAGACCAAAATCAAATTTGTGGTGAACCCTTGTGAACACTTCACTAGGGCTAATGAATATGGTATATCAGTAATTGATGAAGGCAAATATTATCTTGTTGTGGAAGATAAGAAATATCCTGTTACTGTATTCATATGA
- the LOC107776310 gene encoding putative beta-D-xylosidase 7: protein MGHPITDQVVTFIFFIFICMLFISTESTQPPFSCDSSNPVTISFPFCNATLPIPQRVNDLVSRLKLEEKILQLVNAAPEIPRLGISAYEWWSEGLHGVSRHGKGTLFNGTIKAATMFPQIILTASTFDENLWYRIAQAIGKEARAVYNAGQLKGMTLWAPNINIFRDPRWGRGQETPGEDPMMVGKYGVAYVRGLQGDSFEGGKLQDGHLQASACCKHFIAQDLDNWYNFSRYTFDARVMKQDLADSYEPPFKSCVEQGKASSLMCAYNLVNGIPNCANFDLLTKIAREQWGFQGYIVSDCDAVAIMHTHQGYAKEPEDAVAATLRAGMDVNCGSYLKSYTKSAVEKQKVKESDIDRALHNLFSIRMRLGLFNGDPRKLEYGDISSVEVCSQQHRALALEAARNGIVLLKNSAKLLPLSKIKTTSLAVIGPKANDSEVLLGNYEGYPCKNVTLLQGLQEYVKNTMYHPGCNFVNCTSAAIDEAVDIAKKADCVVLIMGLDQTLEREKLDRTELGLPGMQESLITEITQAASKSVILVLMCGGPVDVSFAKDNQNIGAILWVGYPGEGGATALAEILFGEHNPGGRLPVTWYPKEFNKISMTDMRMRPLSSTGYPGRTYRFYNGPKVFEFGYGLSYTAYSYAFASVNQDKLHFKNPKVNKATENGSVLNIAVSEVASEVCNNAMITVKVAVKNQGERAGRHPVLLFLRHSSSMDEVPRKTLIGFKSVNLEAGESTHIAFDVKPCEHFTRANRYGSLVIDEGKYFLLVGDEEYPVTVFV from the exons ATGGGACACCCAATAACTGATCAAGTTGTCACCTttatcttcttcatcttcatttgTATGCTCTTTATCAGCACTGAGTCAACTCAGCCACCATTTTCATGTGACTCGTCAAACCCAGTTACCATTTCATTTCCCTTCTGTAACGCCACCTTACCCATTCCCCAAAGGGTAAATGACCTCGTGTCACGCCTTAAGTTGGAGGAGAAAATATTACAGCTGGTTAATGCGGCACCGGAGATACCTCGACTCGGTATCTCCGCCTATGAATGGTGGTCGGAGGGTTTACACGGCGTTTCTAGGCATGGAAAAGGCACGCTTTTCAATGGCACTATTAAAGCTGCCACCATGTTTCCTCAGATCATTTTAACGGCTTCTACCTTTGATGAAAATCTCTGGTATCGTATTGCTCAG GCAATTGGAAAAGAGGCAAGAGCAGTGTACAATGCAGGTCAGCTAAAGGGGATGACATTATGGGCACCAAATATAAACATATTTAGGGATCCAAGGTGGGGAAGAGGGCAAGAAACACCAGGTGAAGATCCAATGATGGTGGGAAAATATGGAGTTGCTTATGTAAGAGGACTTCAGGGGGATAGTTTTGAGGGTGGGAAGCTTCAGGATGGGCATCTTCAAGCCTCAGCTTGTTGTAAGCACTTCATTGCTCAGGATTTGGATAATTGGTATAACTTCAGTCGTTACACCTTCGATGCTCGC GTCATGAAGCAGGATTTGGCAGATTCATATGAACCACCCTTCAAGAGTTGTGTCGAACAAGGGAAAGCCAGCAGTCTAATGTGTGCTTACAATCTTGTTAACGGGATCCCAAATTGTGCTAACTTTGATCTTCTGACCAAGATTGCCCGTGAACAATGGGGTTTCCAAGG GTACATCGTATCAGATTGTGATGCAGTTGCTATTATGCATACTCACCAAGGTTATGCTAAAGAACCAGAAGATGCAGTAGCTGCTACCCTTAGAGCTG GCATGGATGTGAATTGTGGTTCCTATTTGAAGTCATACACAAAATCAGCTGTAGAAAAGCAGAAAGTAAAAGAATCTGACATAGACAGAGCTCTTCACAATCTCTTCTCCATTAGAATGAGGCTAGGACTGTTCAATGGCGACCCAAGAAAACTGGAATATGGAGACATTTCTTCAGTAGAGGTTTGTAGTCAACAGCACCGGGCACTAGCCCTCGAAGCAGCAAGAAATGGCATTGTCCTTCTAAAGAATTCTGCCAAACTCCTTCCACTTTCAAAGATCAAAACAACATCCCTTGCTGTAATAGGTCCCAAAGCAAATGATTCTGAAGTACTTCTAGGTAACTACGAAGGCTATCCTTGCAAGAATGTTACATTACTCCAAGGACTTCAGGAGTATGTTAAAAACACAATGTACCATCCGGGCTGCAATTTCGTCAACTGTACTTCTGCTGCAATAGATGAAGCGGTTGATATAGCGAAAAAAGCAGACTGTGTTGTACTAATAATGGGATTGGACCAAACTCTTGAAAGAGAGAAGCTTGATCGCACAGAATTGGGGCTACCAGGTATGCAAGAGAGTCTCATTACAGAAATCACGCAAGCTGCCTCAAAATCTGTTATACTGGTTTTGATGTGTGGAGGTCCAGTGGATGTGTCCTTTGCAAAAGACAACCAAAATATAGGAGCCATTTTGTGGGTTGGTTACCCCGGTGAGGGTGGAGCTACTGCATTGGCCGAGATACTTTTTGGCGAACACAATCCAG GGGGTAGATTACCAGTCACTTGGTACCCTAAGGAATTCAACAAAATATCAATGACAGATATGAGAATGCGGCCTCTATCATCCACTGGATATCCAGGGCGCACTTACAGATTCTACAATGGGCCAAAAGTTTTTGAATTTGGCTATGGTCTCAGCTACACTGCTTATTCTTACGCGTTCGCCTCTGTAAACCAAGACAAGCTGCATTTCAAGAACCCGAAGGTCAATAAGGCAACTGAAAATGGTTCTGTTCTGAACATTGCTGTTTCAGAAGTTGCATCAGAAGTATGCAACAACGCGATGATCACAGTTAAAGTTGCGGTGAAAAACCAGGGAGAAAGGGCTGGTAGGCACCCTGTATTGTTGTTTCTGAGGCACTCCAGCTCAATGGATGAGGTTCCAAGAAAGACTTTGATAGGATTCAAGAGTGTGAATTTGGAAGCAGGGGAAAGTACTCATATTGCATTTGATGTAAAACCTTGTGAGCACTTTACTAGGGCTAATAGATATGGTTCATTGGTTATTGATGAAGGGAAATATTTCCTTCTTGTGGGAGATGAGGAGTATCCTGTTACTGTGTTTGTATGA
- the LOC142170682 gene encoding uncharacterized protein LOC142170682 yields the protein MNFTSGLSGSHHLIENVHHGISSHYDFENEQVEPPVLTQMPENDVLHRDLADAQSEKQNSDYDNNTDEFGDETPFPREDGDAYDEEEGPDLKRDPPRRRVYEYEVPFHSREIPYIDSLPTVPDVEALTRDFDEIRTTMCDESRSTVLAKGMLFPDKARVSRACKMHNVKECCEMQV from the exons atgaattttacaagtggcctatccggtagtcatcacctaattgaaaacgtccatcatggaatttcatcacattacgactt tgaaaacgagcaagttgaaccacccgtactcactcaaatgcccgaaaacgacgtattacatcgggatctggcagatgcacagagtgagaaacagaacagtgattacgataacaatACCGATGAATTCGGAGACGAGACACCCTttcctcgtgaggatggtgatgcgtatgatgaggaggaaggacctgatttgaagagagaccccCCTAGACGAAGAGTGTACGAGTACGAAGTGccatttcattcaagggagattccttacattgatagcttgccaaccgtgccggatgtggaagctctcacaagggattttgatgaaatacGGACAACAATGTGCGATGAGTCTAGAtcaacggtgcttgcaaaggggatgctttttcctgataaagcgcgcgtaagcagggcttgtaaaatgcacaacgtaaaagagtgttGTGAGATGCAGGTATGA
- the LOC107776309 gene encoding putative beta-D-xylosidase 7: MKLDTLATLLWLTLISTTESTQPPFSCDSSLPLTKSLKFCQSALPISVRAKDLVSRLTLDEKISQLVNSAPAIPRLGIPAYEWWSESLHGVGAAGRGIFFNGSINGATSFPQVILTAASFDENLWYRIGQVIGREARGVYNAGEAVGMTFWAPNINIFRDPRWGRGQETAGEDPTMTGKYAIRYVRGVQGDSFEGGKLKKGHLQASACCKHFTAYDLDQWKTLDRFSFNAIVTPQDMADTFQPPFQDCIQKAQASGIMCSYNSVNGIPSCANYNLLTKTARQQWGFHGYITSDCDAVQVMHDNHKYAKTPEDAAAFALKAGMDVNCGDYLRKYTKSAIMQKKVSEAHVDRALHNLFSIRMRLGLFNGNPTKQLFGNISPNLVCAQQHQELALEAARSGIVLLKNTGKLLPLSKAKTNSLAVIGPNANSAYVLRGNYDGPPCKSIEILKALSGYVKTVQYHPGCYAVNCTSVAIDQAVNAAKNVDYVVLVMGLDQGQEREQFDRDDLVLPGQQEKLITSVAKAAKKPVILVLLSGGPVDVSFAKINPKIGSILWAGYPGEAGGLALSEIIFGEHNPGGKLPITWYPQDFVKIPMTDMRMRPNPATGYPGRTYRFYKGPKVFEFGYGLSYTTYSYEFNSATPKTVQLNQLSTAKTVQDSDSIRYVSVEEMGIDNCEKAKFSAHVSVKNSGEMDGKHPVLLFVKQDDKVQNGSPVKQLVGFQSVSLKAGENSEIVFEISPCEHLSSANEDGLTMIEEGSRYLVVGDAEHPINIMI; this comes from the exons ATGAAACTTGACACTTTAGCTACACTCCTATGGCTAACACTCATTTCAACAACTGAGTCAACTCAGCCACCTTTCTCCTGTGACTCGTCTCTTCCTCTAACCAAATCCCTAAAGTTCTGCCAATCAGCTCTTCCCATCAGTGTACGTGCAAAGGACCTTGTCTCTCGACTAACACTAGATGAAAAGATTTCCCAACTCGTTAACTCTGCTCCGGCGATTCCAAGACTCGGTATTCCGGCTTACGAGTGGTGGTCGGAGTCTCTTCACGGCGTTGGAGCTGCCGGAAGAGGTATTTTCTTCAATGGGAGTATCAATGGAGCCACCAGCTTTCCTCAAGTTATTCTCACTGCTGCTTCTTTTGATGAAAACCTTTGGTATCGCATTGGCCAG GTGATAGGAAGAGAGGCAAGGGGAGTGTACAATGCAGGAGAAGCAGTAGGGATGACATTTTGGGCaccaaatataaatatatttaggGACCCAAGATGGGGAAGAGGGCAAGAAACAGCAGGGGAGGACCCAACTATGACTGGTAAATATGCAATACGGTACGTGAGAGGAGTACAAGGTGACAGTTTTGAAGGTGGAAAACTCAAGAAAGGTCACCTTCAAGCTTCTGCTTGCTGCAAACATTTCACTGCTTATGACTTGGATCAATGGAAAACCTTGGATCGCTTTAGTTTCAATGCCATT GTGACCCCTCAAGATATGGCAGATACATTTCAGCCCCCTTTCCAAGATTGCATACAAAAAGCACAAGCTAGTGGAATAATGTGCTCTTACAACAGTGTTAATGGCATTCCAAGTTGTGCTAATTACAATCTTTTGACAAAAACGGCTCGTCAACAATGGGGTTTTCATGG GTACATCACATCCGACTGTGATGCAGTGCAAGTTATGCATGACAATCACAAGTATGCCAAGACACCAGAAGATGCAGCTGCATTTGCACTTAAAGCTG GCATGGATGTAAATTGTGGGGATTACTTAAGGAAATACACAAAATCAGCAATAATGCAGAAAAAGGTTTCAGAAGCTCATGTAGACAGGGCTCTTCACAATCTTTTCTCTATTAGAATGAGGTTAGGACTATTCAATGGCAACCCAACAAAACAGCTCTTTGGAAACATTAGTCCTAACCTGGTTTGTGCTCAACAACATCAAGAACTAGCCCTTGAAGCTGCAAGAAGTGGCATTGTCTTGCTCAAGAACACTGGCAAACTCCTTCCTCTTTCCAAGGCTAAAACCAATTCCCTTGCTGTCATTGGTCCTAATGCCAACAGTGCTTATGTTCTTCGTGGAAACTATGACGGTCCTCCTTGCAAATCTATCGAGATTCTTAAGGCATTGTCGGGTTATGTGAAGACAGTGCAATACCACCCGGGCTGCTATGCAGTTAACTGCACGTCTGTTGCCATTGATCAAGCTGTCAACGCTGCAAAGAATGTGGATTACGTCGTTTTGGTCATGGGGTTGGATCAAGGTCAAGAGAGGGAACAATTTGATCGCGATGACTTGGTGCTCCCGGGGCAGCAAGAAAAACTCATTACTAGTGTTGCTAAAGCTGCAAAGAAGCCTGTTATATTGGTACTACTCTCTGGAGGTCCAGTCGATGTTTCTTTCGCGAAAATCAACCCCAAAATAGGAAGTATTTTGTGGGCTGGCTATCCTGGTGAAGCTGGTGGACTTGCTTTATCTGAAATTATATTCGGTGAACATAATCCTG GAGGTAAATTACCTATTACTTGGTATCCTCAAGACTTTGTCAAAATACCAATGACAGACATGAGGATGAGACCTAATCCAGCAACAGGCTACCCTGGTAGAACATATCGATTCTACAAGGGTCCCAAAGTTTTCGAGTTTGGCTATGGTCTTAGTTACACAACCTATTCCTATGAGTTCAACTCTGCCACTCCTAAAACAGTTCAGCTAAATCAATTATCAACCGCAAAGACAGTTCAAGATTCGGATTCAATCCGTTACGTGTCTGTGGAAGAAATGGGAATAGACAACTGTGAGAAGGCAAAATTCTCAGCTCATGTTAGTGTCAAAAACTCAGGGGAAATGGATGGTAAGCACCCCGTACTACTTTTTGTGAAGCAGGACGACAAAGTTCAAAATGGAAGTCCTGTAAAACAGCTAGTTGGATTCCAGAGTGTGAGCTTAAAGGCAGGAGAAAATTCTGAAATTGTGTTTGAGATCAGTCCTTGTGAACATCTTAGCAGTGCTAATGAGGATGGATTAACGATGATAGAAGAAGGGTCTCGTTACCTTGTCGTTGGCGATGCAGAACACCCCATTAACATCATGATCTGA